The following proteins are encoded in a genomic region of Periophthalmus magnuspinnatus isolate fPerMag1 chromosome 10, fPerMag1.2.pri, whole genome shotgun sequence:
- the atrx gene encoding transcriptional regulator ATRX isoform X1, with translation MNEDLGPMAETEEQPCSSETMKPSSSRHKRKSTTMTKQNKSDASEQSGNEGATSDNPSEKNKSNSKVMKPTGNENKAAMKPRVDFKQKQKDDALSKKVSCTGCGKQVNQFQSNSVYEHPVLKVLVCKACYYYYTSDDISKDSDGMDEQCRWCAEGGKLICCDYCSNAFCKKCILRNLGRKELSVITDENSKWHCYVCRAEPLQDLVCECHSVMEQIKTHGKQKKTEKNEEPGKMKDKKKPIKEQKAVVNGKEQPETSGTMTFTYKKLQVPKELIKKTKKLVETTTGLNNTFIQFIQQTAEEETDSSIRYRHLKAFKSVLADLKKAHSALEAALEPEFKNMELLNGLPSATKTTSEVGVVKNDVDVDHSSDVSDGNTAIEQPVEENYHESAAEEIAECNSQVSSSIDEMEEDKAQENPSTDDANIQTPVQATKEMVAVEESQIKNEPDAVEVDSKMNQTCPEVKIKTEICDEEDAGEMSLDQDILAVPPSVPEELFQMVESLADSVKLDQSDTSVTEEDGKSNGNPADSKRSQPKIKNLIVKLTPVPIVTTRESRSKNKVKQEAQVKSKKEGDTSPQRNRQSSRIKTTPLRKQAETKNKEETSDSESEKNSKKKATSSKSVDDKTCDEDEDEGEGEDVKQEPKTLDSDSDEVPNALIEKVVDANSSVDEEKGSCAKKRLFKLNNTSPSSKRKRKSESSDSDNKENKTKTRQKKKKQNGSDSTDSEDEDIDKSKRRSTRVKKREKDDEKSSPEKKPGDRKRSYEKKRTGKSPKAASKLQSSSSDEEEEQQADEDAAEDSDDQKIKPIVENIMGESAHFHQSSGEELEEKTDSQPLEDDFDDDPENRIAKKMLLAKIKSNYSSGAESSSDDEGLEKEETSKKVKKEEKEEKNKETTSDSSDSENSGSDVDVKKGARRHKLLRHKLSLSEGESGDEGEDADKDKSKEKKKKAKKTVDSDNSEDSDFEKPESSARSSGSEALSEAVSDSEKEEKKRKTRASKKKDDEKQRSNKQKKKRRRIKVQDSSSSNEKSGDEDGDEEGEDGEDGEEGRKGRKKIRKILKDDKLRTETRDALKEEEDRRKRIAEREALRKRLREVIEVEESSQVTCPITTKLVLDEDEETKEPLVQVHRNLVTKLKPHQVDGVQFMWDCCCESVKKVKKSAGSGCILAHCMGLGKTLQVVTFLHTLLLCEKLEFSTALVVCPLNTVLNWLNEFEKWQEGFKDDETLEVTELATVKRPQERAFALQQWQESGGIMIMGYEMYRNLTQGRNIKSKKLKETFQKTLVDPGPDLVICDEGHILKNEASAVSKAMNSIKTRRRVVLTGTPLQNNLIEYHCMVNFIKENLLGSVKEFRNRFINPIQNGQCADSTMHDVRIMKKRAHILYEMLAGCVQRKDYSALTKFLPPKHEYVLSVRMTPIQCRLYRYYLEHFTGVGNAQEGGRGRAGTKLFHDFQMLSRIWTHPWCLQLDYISKENRGFFDEDSMEEFIASETEESSMSLSSGDERKKRKKKSKKKVSDESDSDDMEVIKEWNTSSRGRNGEGGEGRSRPEPEEEPARPSGSHPGSPTADWHRDFVTEADSEVLEHSGKMVLLFEILRMAEELDEKVLVFSQSLISLDLIEDFLKLACSDGDDDDEKPSPYKGEGKWYRNIDYYRLDGSTNATTRKKWAEEFNDTSNTRGRLFLISTRAGSLGINLVAANRVIIFDASWNPSYDIQSIFRVYRFGQIRTVFVYRFLAQGTMEEKIYERQVTKQSLSFRVVDQQQIERHFTMNELAELYTFEPDQLDDPSEKKKKRDTPMLPKDAVLAEMLQNSKDQIVGYHEHDSLLDHKEEEALSEEDRKAAWAEYEAEKKGMSMMRNTPTVYPQMGMAPGAQSYVNFNMAALSSMSNQQLEDLINQGRAKVIEATNSLNSLNPETLEDTIARVWKENPALTESQVHAVALNRQANVEMEIKRREAVYRDILARQQGLMGFVQKLMNNRKVQQQQLALANQQYQLALGASGMSQMDLLGLYQHLHGLGSHQAMGKSPGPSKGL, from the exons atgaatgaggaTCTGGGTCCAATGGCTGAAACAGAAGAG CAGCCTTGTAGTTCAGAAACTATGAAGCCTTCCTCTTCTCGTCATAAGAG AAAATCCACCACAATGACCAAGCAAAACAAGTCTGATGCCTCTGAGCAAAGTGGAAACGAAGGTGCCACATCTGACAATCCCTCAGAAAAGAATAAATCAAACTCAAAAG taATGAAGCCTACTGGAAATGAGAATAAAGCAGCCATGAAGCCTAGGGTGGATttcaaacaaaagcaaaagg ATGATGCCCTCTCAAAAAAGGTCAGCTGCACAGGCTGTGGGAAGCAAGTTAATCAGTTTCAGTCAAATTCTGTGTACGAGCACCCTGTGCTCAAAGTGCTTGTTTGTAAG GCCTGTTACTATTATTACACAAGTGATGACATCAGCAAGGACTCAGATGGGATGGACGAGCAATGCAG GTGGTGTGCTGAGGGAGGAAAGCTCATCTGTTGTGACTACTGTAGTAATGCTTTCTGTAAGAAATGCATCCTGCGGAACCTGGGCCGAAAAGAGCTGTCGGTTATCACAGATGAAAACTCCAAGTGGCATTGCTACGTTTGCAGGGCGGAACCTCTCCAAGATCTGGTCTGTGAATGCCATAGTGTGATGGAACAGATTAAGACCCATGGCAAACAAAAGaagactgaaaaaaatgaagaGCCTGGGAAAatgaaagacaaaaagaaacCAATAAAGGAACAAAAAGCAGTTGTTAATGGAAAAGAACAGCCTGAAACCTCAGGGACTATGACTTTTACCTATAAAAAACTACAAGTTCCCAAAGAGCTCATaaagaaaactaaaaaactTGTTGAAACTACTACTGGTCTAAACAATACTTTTATTCAGTTCATACAGCAGacagcagaagaagagactGATAGCTCCATTAGATATCGGCATTTGAAGGCTTTCAAATCAGTACTTGCAGATTTGAAAAAGGCCCACAGTGCATTGGAGGCTGCCCTAGAgccagagtttaaaaacatggagttaCTAAATGGCCTGCCCAGTGCAACAAAAACCACAAGTGAAGTGGGCGTCGTGAAAAATGATGTGGATGTTGACCATTCCTCTGACGTTTCAGATGGGAACACTGCTATTGAGCAGCCAGTAGAGGAAAACTACCATGAATCTGCTGCTGAGGAGATAGCAGAGTGTAACAGTCAAGTATCATCCTCTATAGACGAGATGGAGGAGGACAAAGCACAGGAAAATCCCAGCACCGACGATGCAAACATTCAAACACCAGTTCAAGCGACTAAGGAAATGGTGGCGGTTGAAGAGTCTCAAATAAAGAATGAGCCTGATGCAGTGGAAGTGGATTCCAAAATGAATCAAACCTGTccagaagtaaaaataaagactgaGATTTGCGATGAAGAAGACGCTGGTGAGATGTCACTAGATCAAGATATTTTGGCTGTTCCTCCTTCAGTTCCAGAAGAACTTTTTCAGATGGTTGAAAGTCTTGCAGATTCTGTTAAACTTGACCAGAGTGACACTTCAGTCACAGAAGAAGACGGAAAGTCAAATGGTAATCCAGCAGATTCTAAACGTTCACAGCCCAAAATCAAGAATCTGATCGTCAAGCTAACTCCGGTTCCGATTGTAACGACCCGCGAGTCCCGGTctaaaaacaaagtgaaacagGAGGCACAAGTGAAGAGTAAGAAAGAAGGCGACACAAGTCCACAGCGCAACCGCCAGTCAAGCCGGATCAAGACTACTCCCTTAAGGAAGCAGGCAGAGACCAAGAACAAAGAAGAGACATCGGATTCAGAGTCTGAGAAAAactcaaagaaaaaagccacgTCAAGTAAATCAGTGGATGACAAAACGtgtgatgaagatgaagatgaaggcGAAGGTGAAGATGTGAAGCAGGAGCCTAAGACTCTGGACTCAGACTCTGATGAAGTTCCAAATGCTCTAATTGAAAAAGTGGTTGATGCCAACAGCTCAGTTGATGAAGAGAAAGGCAGTTGTGCTAAGAAACGTTTATTTAAACTAAACAATACATCCCCTTCTTCAAAACGAAAGAGGAAGTCTGAAAGCTCAGATTCAGACAATAAAgagaataaaaccaaaacaaggcaaaagaagaaaaaacaaaatggttcaGACTCGACTGATTCAGAAGATGAGGACATTGACAAATCAAAGCGGAGATCCACCCGAGTAAAGAAACGGGAGAAAGATGATGAGAAAAGCTCTCCAGAAAAGAAGCCAGGGGATCGTAAAAGGTCCTACGAAAAGAAACGCACAGGTAAGAGTCCCAAAGCGGCCTCTAAACTGCAGTCTTCATCAagtgatgaggaggaagagcagcagGCTGACGAGGACGCTGCCGAGGACAGCGACGATCAGAAGATTAAACCTATTGTGGAGAATATTATGGGTGAAAGTGCACACTTTCATCAGTCTTCAG GAGAAGAGCTTGAGGAGAAAACGGACTCTCAGCCATTAGAAGATGATTTTGATGATGACCCAGAAAACAG AATTGCAAAGAAGATGCTTCTAGCTAAAATTAAATCCAACTATTCATCTGGTGCTGAAAGCTCCTCTGACGATGAAGGACTGGAAAAAGAAGAAACTtccaaaaaagtcaaaaaagaagaaaaagaagaaaaaaacaaagaaacaacatcag ACTCAAGTGATTCAGAAAACTCAGGATCTGATGTAGATGTGAAGAAAGGTGCCCGACGTCACAAACTTCTCCGTCACAAGTTGTCCCTAAGCGAGGGTGAATCTGGGGACGAGGGCGAAGACGCTGACAAGGACAAGTctaaagagaagaaaaagaaggcgAAGAAGACTG tggACAGTGATAACTCAGAAGATTCAGATTTTGAGAAGCCGGAGTCCAGTGCACGAAGTTCAGGTTCAGAAGCACTGAGTGAGGCGGTGAGCGAttcagagaaagaggaaaagaaaagaaagactaG AGCTTCAAAAAAGAAGGACGATGAGAAACAGCGGAGTaacaagcagaagaagaagcgcCGTCGAATCAAAGTTCAGGATTCTTCTTCCAGTAATGAAAAG AGCGGAGATGAGGATGGGGATGAGGAGGGTGAAGATGGTGAAGATGGTGAAGAGGGACGCAAAGGACGCAAGAAGATCCGAAAAATCTTGAAGGACGACAAACTGCGAACGGAGACACGGgacgctctgaaggaggaggaggacaggaggaagaggatcgCAGAGAGGGAAGCACTCAGGAAGAGACTCAGAGAG GTGATTGAAGTAGAGGAGTCGTCCCAGGTCACATGCCCCATTACGACTAAACTTGTCCTGGATGAGGATGAGGAGACCAAGGAGCCTCTGGTGCAGGTCCACAGAAACCTTGTGACGAAGCTCAAGCCTCACCAGGTCGATG GGGTCCAGTTTATGTGGGATTGCTGCTGTGAGTCTGTGAAAAAGGTTAAGAAATCTGCTGGTTCAGGTTGCATCCTCGCTCACTGTATGGGTCTGGGGAAAACCCTACAG GTGGTGACGTTTCTCCATACTCTGCTGCTCTGTGAAAAACTTGAGTTCTCCACAGCCTTGGTGGTTTGTCCTCTGAACACTGTCCTGAACTGGCTTAACGAGTTTGAGAAGTGGCAAGAAGGTTTTAAGGATGATGAGACACTGGAG GTCACAGAGTTGGCCACAGTAAAAAGGCCACAGGAGCGAGCTTTTGCGCTGCAGCAATGGCAAGAATCTGGCGGGATCATGATTATGGGCTACGAGATGTATCGAAACCTCACCCAGGGCAGGAACATCAAAAGCAAGAAACTCAAAGAGACCTTTCAGAAGACACTTGTAGATCCAG GCCCAGACTTGGTGATTTGCGATGAAGGTCATATTCTTAAAAATGAAGCCTCTGCTGTTTCCAAGGCCATGAACTCTAtcaagacgaggaggagagtggTCCTCACAGGAACGCCGCTGCAAAACAACCTGATTGAAT ACCACTGCATGGTTAACTTCATCAAAGAAAACCTGCTCGGTTCAGTAAAGGAGTTCAGGAATCGCTTCATTAACCCGATCCAGAACGGGCAGTGCGCTGACTCCACCATGCACGATGTCCGCATCATGAAGAAGAGGGCACACATTCTGTACGAGATGTTGGCGGGTTGTGTTCAG AGAAAGGATTACTCTGCACTTACAAAGTTTCTGCCTCCAAAGCACGAGTACGTGCTCTCAGTGCGGATGACTCCCATCCAGTGCCGCCTGTACAGATATTACCTGGAGCACTTCACAG GTGTGGGGAATGCGCAGGAAGGAGGCCGAGGCCGTGCTGGGACCAAACTCTTCCATGATTTCCAGATGCTCAGTAGAATCTGGACCCATCCGTGGTGCCTTCAGCTGGACTACATCAGTAAAGAAAACAGG GGCTTCTTCGATGAGGACAGTATGGAAGAGTTTATCGCCTCAGAGACTGAAGAGTCGTCCATGAGCCTCAGCTCTGGGGATGAAAGGAAAAa gagaaagaagaaaagcaagaaaaaagtttctgacgagtctgacagtgaCGATATGGAAGTGATCAAAGAATGGAACACGAGCTCCCGAGGACGAaacggagaaggaggagaaggacgcaGCCGCCCGGAGCCTGAGGAGGAAC CTGCTCGGCCGTCTGGCTCACATCCCGGGAGTCCCACTGCTGACTGGCACCGAGACTTTGTCACTGAAGCGGATTCTGAAGTCCTAGAGCATTCTGGGAAAATGGTGCTGCTTTTTGAGATTCTCCGGATGGCAGAGGAGTTGGACGAGAAAGT gcTGGTGTTCAGTCAGTCTCTCATTTCTCTGGACTTGATAGAGGACTTCTTGAAACTGGCTTGTAGTGATGGTGATGATGACGATGAAAAACCTTCTCCATACAAAG GTGAAGGGAAGTGGTACAGAAACATTGACTACTATCGCCTGGACGGCTCGACCAACGCAACCACCAGAAAGAAGTGGGCTGAAGAATTCAATGACACCAGTAACACGAG AGGCCGGTTGTTCCTCATCTCCACTCGAGCCGGCTCACTGGGCATTAACCTTGTAGCTGCGAACAGGGTCATAATCTTTGACGCTTCTTGGAATCCTTCCTACGACATCCAGAGTATTTTCAGAGTGTACCGCTTTGGACAAATTAGGACCGTTTTTGTGTACAGGTTTTTGGCCCAG GGAACAATGGAAGAGAAGATTTACGAGCGGCAGGTAACTAAGCAGTCTTTGTCATTCCGAGTTGTGGACCAGCAACAAATAGAGAGGCACTTTACCATGAACGAGCTGGCAGAGCTCTACACCTTTGAACCAGACCAGCTGGACGACCCctcagagaagaagaagaagagggacaCGCCAATGCTTCCTAAG GACGCTGTATTGGCCGAGATGCTCCAGAACAGCAAGGACCAGATAGTGGGATACCACGAGCACGACTCTCTGCTGGACCATaaggaggaggaggccctgAGCGAGGAGGACCGCAAAGCCGCCTGGGCAGAGTACGAAGCCGAGAAGAAG GGCATGTCTATGATGAGGAACACCCCCACAGTCTACCCCCAAATGGGCATGGCTCCGGGCGCACAGTCCTACGTCAACTTCAACATGGCGGCGTTATCCTCGATGTCCAACCAGCAGCTGGAG GACCTGATAAACCAGGGTCGTGCAAAGGTCATAGAAGCCACGAATTCCCTGAACTCTTTAAACCCGGAGACACTGGAGGACACGATTGCCAGAGTG tggaAAGAAAACCCTGCACTGACCGAGAGCCAGGTCCACGCCGTCGCCCTGAACCGACAGGCCAACGTGGAGATGGAGATCAAACGGCGCGAGGCCGTTTACCGAGACATCCTGGCCCGGCAGCAGGGG